The following coding sequences are from one Spirochaetota bacterium window:
- a CDS encoding aminotransferase class III-fold pyridoxal phosphate-dependent enzyme, with product MEGGGEGSFLVDDDGNRYLDCYGGAGTYNLGRRNREIIAELRSAAREIDQGNFVMLSEQKAMLGRRLDEFLPGNLECMLLGVVRGEGVDAACKLARGRTGRKNIITVDGGWYGQTGFALTLSDRGDKRLFGELIPEVTTIPYGDITAARKAISRKTAAFVIEPVQAENHCRTADFGYYREIRRLCSKKGAILVFDETQTGFGRTGKKFAYEHFNIVPDILVFGEAITGGIFPMTGIAFTRKLKSFFDAHPLIHLCTFGGHDVGCRVACAAMDVYERTKPWQNALLVGDMLRNLFLDVARKYPEVIRSVSGTGLLLSLSFADESKANHFCITAKKHGLFAVPGRVAKNSVVLRPALTLGLDEMKSIGRAVSQTAGEL from the coding sequence CCGGGACGTACAACCTCGGCAGGAGAAACCGGGAGATCATCGCCGAATTGAGAAGCGCGGCGCGTGAGATCGATCAGGGCAACTTCGTGATGCTCTCGGAGCAAAAGGCGATGCTCGGCCGGCGCCTGGATGAATTTCTCCCGGGAAACCTGGAATGCATGCTCCTCGGGGTGGTTCGGGGAGAGGGCGTGGATGCCGCCTGTAAGCTCGCACGGGGACGCACGGGACGAAAGAATATCATAACGGTGGACGGAGGCTGGTACGGCCAGACGGGTTTCGCGCTCACCCTCTCCGATCGCGGGGACAAACGGCTTTTCGGGGAGCTTATTCCCGAAGTGACGACGATTCCCTACGGCGATATCACCGCGGCCCGGAAAGCGATCAGCCGCAAGACAGCCGCCTTCGTCATTGAGCCGGTGCAGGCCGAAAATCACTGCCGCACCGCGGACTTTGGTTATTACAGGGAGATACGCCGCCTGTGCAGCAAAAAGGGGGCGATCCTCGTGTTTGACGAAACACAGACGGGGTTCGGCCGCACGGGGAAAAAGTTCGCCTACGAGCACTTCAATATCGTCCCTGACATCCTCGTCTTCGGTGAAGCGATAACCGGTGGCATTTTCCCCATGACGGGTATCGCCTTCACGCGCAAACTCAAATCCTTTTTTGACGCGCATCCGCTCATTCACCTGTGCACCTTCGGCGGGCACGACGTGGGCTGCCGTGTCGCGTGCGCGGCGATGGACGTCTACGAGCGGACCAAGCCCTGGCAGAACGCGCTCCTCGTCGGCGATATGCTCCGCAATCTTTTTCTTGATGTCGCACGGAAGTATCCCGAGGTAATCCGGTCGGTGAGCGGAACGGGGCTTTTACTCTCGTTATCGTTCGCCGACGAATCGAAGGCCAATCATTTCTGCATAACGGCGAAGAAGCATGGTCTCTTCGCCGTGCCGGGGCGGGTTGCGAAAAACAGCGTGGTACTAAGGCCCGCGCTGACGCTGGGCCTCGACGAGATGAAAAGTATAGGGCGGGCCGTTTCACAGACCGCGGGCGAGCTTTAG
- a CDS encoding amidohydrolase family protein produces MIIDVHSHLGDILNYDGGGLIDRKGVAKEKMFDIISVSEKGLMRTYGLGPVTFRLTRYWVTRAERARNATATLENMARSLDEAGVDAAVCLPIEPYVGFDDLDAARKKDKRVLPFTSIDFSSTVDFRKKLTGDVHRGALGLKLHPIIQKIPLDDRRVMEALQCFEPLNKPVLTHAGISSYYLGNDRSRNIPEYGSIRYTEEMVRTFPKIRFIIGHSGLFQSAEVMKRLRGCRNIWMDTSFQSPFIIRKLVKTFGEDRVMYASDWPYGNRVPALRAVRVACRGDARLEERILSINAKEILGINTRPG; encoded by the coding sequence GTGATCATCGACGTTCACAGTCATCTGGGCGACATCCTCAATTACGATGGCGGCGGGCTGATCGACCGGAAGGGAGTGGCGAAGGAAAAGATGTTCGATATCATCTCAGTCAGCGAAAAAGGACTCATGCGTACCTACGGGCTCGGACCGGTCACTTTCAGGCTAACGCGGTACTGGGTGACCCGGGCCGAACGCGCACGAAACGCCACCGCCACGCTCGAGAACATGGCCCGCTCCCTCGATGAAGCGGGTGTGGACGCCGCCGTATGTCTGCCGATCGAGCCTTATGTCGGTTTCGACGATCTCGACGCCGCGAGGAAAAAGGACAAACGCGTCCTCCCCTTCACCAGCATCGACTTCTCTTCGACCGTCGACTTCCGGAAGAAACTGACCGGGGATGTGCACCGCGGCGCGCTGGGACTCAAGCTCCACCCGATCATCCAGAAGATCCCGCTCGACGACAGGCGCGTCATGGAGGCGCTCCAGTGCTTCGAACCTCTGAACAAGCCGGTGCTCACCCATGCGGGCATATCGTCCTATTATCTCGGAAACGACCGCTCGCGCAACATTCCCGAATACGGAAGTATACGTTACACCGAGGAGATGGTGCGGACCTTCCCGAAGATCAGGTTCATCATCGGCCACAGCGGGCTCTTCCAGTCGGCTGAGGTGATGAAGCGGCTGAGGGGATGCCGAAACATCTGGATGGACACAAGCTTTCAGTCCCCATTCATAATTCGAAAGCTCGTAAAGACCTTCGGCGAGGACAGGGTCATGTACGCCTCGGACTGGCCCTATGGCAACCGCGTCCCGGCACTGCGCGCCGTCCGGGTCGCCTGCCGCGGGGACGCGCGCCTTGAGGAGCGTATTCTCTCCATCAACGCGAAGGAAATACTGGGAATAAACACCCGCCCGGGATGA